In Streptomyces puniciscabiei, a single genomic region encodes these proteins:
- a CDS encoding dipeptidase, giving the protein MSQTPDSAVRTYIEQHRAAFLDDLTAWLRIPSVSAQPDHAPDVRRSADWLAARLKETGFPTAEVWQTPGAPAVFAEWPSGDPEAPTVLVYGHHDVQPAAREDGWDSDPFEPVVRGNRLYARGAADDKGQVFFHTLGVRAHLAATGRTTPAVNLKLLVEGEEESGSPHFRALVEEHAGRLAADAVIVSDTGMWSEDTPTVCTGMRGLAECEIRLYGPDQDIHSGSFGGAVPNPATAAARLVAALHDEHARVAIPGFYDGIVELTDRERELFAELPFDETRWLDTAKSRATHGEAGYTTLERIWARPTAEVNGIGGGYQGPGSKTIIPSSATVKLSFRMVAGQDPDHLEKAVRAWTGTQVPAGIRHEIRFGAATRPCLTPLDHPALQSVVRAMGRAFEKSVRFTREGGSGPAADLQEVLGAPVLFLGISVPSDGWHAPNEKVELDLLLKGVETSAYLWGDLAEHWRPTP; this is encoded by the coding sequence ATGAGCCAGACCCCGGACAGCGCCGTCCGCACGTACATCGAGCAACACCGCGCCGCCTTCCTCGACGACCTCACGGCATGGCTGCGCATCCCCTCCGTGTCGGCCCAGCCCGACCACGCGCCCGACGTGCGGCGCAGCGCCGACTGGCTGGCCGCCAGGCTCAAGGAGACCGGCTTCCCCACGGCCGAGGTCTGGCAGACCCCCGGCGCCCCGGCCGTCTTCGCCGAGTGGCCCTCCGGCGACCCCGAGGCGCCCACCGTCCTCGTCTACGGCCACCACGACGTGCAGCCCGCCGCCCGCGAGGACGGCTGGGACAGCGACCCCTTCGAGCCGGTCGTCCGCGGAAACCGTCTCTACGCGCGCGGGGCGGCCGACGACAAGGGCCAGGTGTTCTTCCACACACTCGGCGTCCGCGCCCACCTCGCCGCCACCGGGCGCACCACCCCCGCGGTCAACCTGAAACTGCTGGTCGAAGGCGAGGAGGAGTCCGGCTCCCCGCACTTCCGGGCCCTGGTCGAGGAGCACGCGGGCCGGCTCGCCGCCGACGCCGTGATCGTCTCCGACACCGGCATGTGGTCCGAGGACACCCCGACCGTGTGCACCGGTATGCGCGGCCTCGCCGAGTGCGAGATCCGGCTGTACGGCCCCGACCAGGACATCCACTCCGGTTCCTTCGGCGGCGCCGTACCCAACCCGGCCACCGCCGCCGCCCGCCTGGTCGCCGCCCTGCACGACGAGCACGCGCGCGTGGCGATCCCCGGCTTCTACGACGGCATCGTCGAGCTGACCGACCGCGAGCGCGAGCTGTTCGCCGAGCTGCCCTTCGACGAGACGCGCTGGCTGGACACCGCCAAATCCCGCGCCACCCACGGCGAGGCCGGATACACCACCCTCGAACGCATCTGGGCCCGCCCGACCGCCGAAGTCAACGGCATCGGCGGTGGCTACCAGGGCCCCGGCAGCAAGACGATCATCCCGTCCTCGGCCACGGTGAAGCTGTCCTTCCGCATGGTCGCGGGCCAGGACCCCGACCACCTCGAGAAGGCCGTCCGCGCCTGGACCGGGACACAGGTGCCCGCCGGGATCCGGCACGAGATCCGCTTCGGCGCGGCCACCCGCCCCTGCCTGACGCCGCTCGACCACCCCGCCCTGCAGTCCGTGGTCCGCGCCATGGGCCGAGCCTTCGAGAAGTCGGTCCGCTTCACCCGCGAGGGCGGCTCCGGACCCGCCGCCGACCTCCAGGAGGTCCTCGGCGCCCCCGTGCTCTTCCTGGGCATCTCCGTCCCCTCCGACGGCTGGCACGCCCCGAACGAGAAGGTCGAGCTGGACCTCCTCCTCAAGGGCGTCGAGACCAGCGCCTACCTGTGGGGTGACCTCGCCGAGCACTGGCGGCCCACGCCCTGA
- the nudC gene encoding NAD(+) diphosphatase yields the protein MTTWTDDTADRPISLTAPSGIDRAAHHRLDEAWLAAAWSHPTTRCFVVSGGQVLIDETPDGRTELVMTPSFEAPLTEAHRYFLGIDEDGVSYFALQKDALPGRIDQSARPAGLREAGLLLSPRDAGLMVHAVGLENWQRTHRFCSRCGERTVIAAAGHIRRCPACGAEHYPRTDPAVIMAVTDADDRILLGRQVHWPEGRFSTLAGFVEPGESIEQAVRREVSEEVGVTVGAVEYVASQPWPFPSSLMLGFMARATTTEIDVDGDEIHEARWFSREELHEAFESGEVLPPYGISIAARLIEMWYGKPLPTRSFV from the coding sequence GTGACCACCTGGACCGACGACACAGCCGATCGACCCATCTCGCTGACCGCCCCGAGCGGCATCGACCGCGCCGCCCACCACCGGCTCGACGAGGCCTGGCTCGCGGCGGCGTGGAGCCACCCCACGACCCGCTGCTTCGTGGTCTCCGGTGGCCAGGTGCTCATCGACGAGACACCGGACGGCCGCACCGAGCTCGTCATGACGCCCTCGTTCGAGGCCCCGCTCACCGAGGCGCACCGCTACTTCCTCGGCATCGACGAGGACGGCGTCAGCTACTTCGCGCTCCAGAAGGACGCGCTGCCCGGCCGTATCGACCAGTCCGCACGCCCCGCGGGCCTGCGCGAGGCCGGACTGCTCCTGTCACCGCGCGACGCGGGCCTCATGGTGCACGCGGTCGGCCTGGAGAACTGGCAGCGCACCCACCGCTTCTGCTCCCGCTGCGGCGAACGCACGGTCATCGCCGCCGCCGGTCACATCCGCCGCTGCCCCGCCTGCGGCGCCGAGCACTACCCGCGCACCGACCCGGCCGTGATCATGGCCGTGACCGACGCGGACGACCGCATCCTGCTCGGCCGCCAGGTCCACTGGCCCGAGGGCCGCTTCTCCACGCTCGCCGGCTTCGTCGAACCCGGCGAGTCCATCGAGCAGGCGGTGCGCCGCGAGGTGTCCGAGGAGGTCGGGGTCACCGTCGGTGCCGTGGAGTACGTGGCCAGCCAGCCCTGGCCCTTCCCGTCCAGCCTGATGCTCGGCTTCATGGCCCGCGCCACCACGACCGAGATCGATGTCGACGGCGACGAGATCCACGAGGCCCGCTGGTTCTCCCGGGAGGAACTGCACGAGGCCTTCGAGTCCGGCGAGGTGCTGCCGCCCTACGGCATCTCCATCGCGGCCCGCCTGATCGAGATGTGGTACGGCAAGCCACTGCCGACGCGCAGCTTCGTCTGA
- a CDS encoding mycoredoxin, whose protein sequence is MQGTVTMYSTTWCGYCRRLKSQLDREGIAYTEINIEQDPESAAFVEKANGGNQTVPTVLFADGSTLTNPSLAQVKQKLAA, encoded by the coding sequence ATGCAGGGCACTGTGACGATGTACAGCACGACTTGGTGCGGCTACTGCCGGCGGCTGAAGAGCCAGCTGGACCGGGAGGGCATCGCCTACACCGAGATCAACATCGAGCAGGACCCCGAGTCCGCCGCTTTCGTGGAGAAGGCGAATGGCGGAAACCAGACGGTCCCGACCGTGCTCTTCGCGGACGGCAGCACGCTGACGAACCCGTCGCTGGCCCAGGTGAAGCAGAAGCTCGCCGCGTGA